The sequence TTTTGAAAAGCTTGAAGGTGACGGTGAAAAAATTTCTATGCCTTTTATTGATGTTAGAGAATCTGAGTCTACTATAGAGGCAACTAACATTATGAACCTAGGAAATAATGCAACTGATGATTCGAAAGATCCAAAATTTGAGCTTAGCTTGAAAAGGCTTAGAGGAGGTGAGGACATTGGAAGATCGGTTCAAGATGATCGTTATATCTTGAGGCGTTCTGAGCAATCTGCTTTCTCGAggtttgaaagaaaaagaacTATAAACGATGATTTTTCTAAATCGTTGTAGTTTGTATATTCGGTTTGGGTGTAGCCGATTTTAGTGGTAGAATTGATTGTGATCAGAAAATTGTTACATTATACTGTGGCAGGTATGATGCATCATCAAATTTTCTCAAGGCTGCTGATGGGATCACAGGGTGTAGTTCCATATTTGGCAACAGTGTTGAAGTTTCCAACCAAATTTTTTTGACCGACAATCTCGCATATCAAGGCTCAAATGGAGTTAGCGACAATATTGATATGAGTTCCACCACTAATAAACTCACTACCCAGCCATCAATTAGGAAAGATAAGTCTGAAGCAACTTCCACAATCAATCACTTGCATCAATCTGCTTTTAAACCTGTGAAAAATGATCTTAGATTCTCCCAACAGCGAGATTATCCAATTCTACAAAGATGCTCGAGCAAGGAGCTCGAAATTCAGCACCCTCATCGTGGAAAAAATTTCCCCCACCATAACCATCATTTTCACAACTTAGAAGAAAAGCCACCGTCAAATCTTGATGATTCGGCGCCAAAGAAGTTGGCTTCACTCGATCCTGACTTTGGATCATCTAGTGTTTTAGGTGGACCAATTAACTATAGTCTGAATGGAAGTGCCTCGGGAAGTAATCGTGTTAGTGATGGACAAAATGTAAGCAACACTGCCCTTAATACCCCTGAGAATAATGCAGAAAGTGATGTTGGCCAAGCTGGGAATGGAAGTGGGGATGCTAATAATAATACTGGTGGTGGAAATAGAATGGATGAAAACAAGCTTACACAGAGGGAGGCCGCCTTGAACAAGTTCCGTCAGAAGAGGAAGGAAAGATGCTTTACGAAAAAGGTTGTTTAATATGATTCTATTAGAATTTTGTTGCCATCACATCATTATTGAGACACGACGAGCTAATTAAAACCAGAGTTCATTTCTTGTTGTAACTGTTTAGTTGTGGTCTCTTATCGTTCATTTTGCCTCAGGTACGATACCAGAACAGAAAGAAACTAGCAGAACAGCGGCCTCGTGTTCGAGGGCAGTTTGTAAAGAAAACGGGTCATGATAGTTCAAACAATCGTTCGGACGAATAGTTCCTCGCCCCCTTCAACTAGATCCTTTCTTATCTTGTCAAGATACAACTGTTTACAGACTAAGTATTTATGATCTAATTGTggattgttaaattattttttcttttatctcgTAACCTTGAAAGAAAGATCTTTCTTTACTTTGATTAaagattgaaatatttttttccttcctAAATATGTCATATATGTGTTCTTTAGAATTGTTTCCAGTGAATTAATTGTTTTTTCCTCGGGTTCTTTAATATGTTCCTTTGAAGGGATTTATTGACACTGTCATCGGGAATCGTCAAATTCCAGAAACTGATTGTTTTCAGAAATCCTATCATTATccagaaaattaaagaaaaatgtcCTAACACATGATGTTATGTTACCTCAAAAATCGAATGTTCGTGTTGAGCTGATTGGGAAGGACACCTCAAGATTACCTGCAAAAGGACCCAGAGAATTGAACTGCATGTGATCTCCGTTACTTACATATACTGCTCCCTACCTGGCTGTGGTTGTGTGGCGAATGAGAGCTGGTTTTGCCGTTTGCATGGCAAATGCTGAATGTTTCAGATTTTCCAAACGCAATCTCGGATGAGATACTTCA comes from Primulina huaijiensis isolate GDHJ02 chromosome 2, ASM1229523v2, whole genome shotgun sequence and encodes:
- the LOC140971729 gene encoding two-component response regulator-like APRR7 isoform X1, whose translation is MNIEANKEKELPDEDSGVKDEDAGGATELDLPGEVQMRHQPSQGTVVCWERFLHVRSIRVLLVENDHSTRHIVSALLRNCNYEVLDAANGLQAWKILQDLNNHVDLVLTEVVMPNLSGIALLCKIMGHKTRKNIPVIMMSSNDSMGLVVMCLSKGAVDFLVKPIRKNELKNLWQHVWRRCHSSSGSGSESGTRTQKYVRSKGSEKSENNESNDWENEKSNGLTVGDGSDDGSGAQSSWTKQAVEVESSQVMSPMDQAAECQDGTCAQVICSNAETSGVKRMHICLSKGYHGQKQPDTVGEDEDLKASIPKHWKSQYENPVKVPLSLTGPNPNSLSEVNCNTSMKQVEEGRPTPISEYFFEKLEGDGEKISMPFIDVRESESTIEATNIMNLGNNATDDSKDPKFELSLKRLRGGEDIGRSVQDDRYILRRSEQSAFSRYDASSNFLKAADGITGCSSIFGNSVEVSNQIFLTDNLAYQGSNGVSDNIDMSSTTNKLTTQPSIRKDKSEATSTINHLHQSAFKPVKNDLRFSQQRDYPILQRCSSKELEIQHPHRGKNFPHHNHHFHNLEEKPPSNLDDSAPKKLASLDPDFGSSSVLGGPINYSLNGSASGSNRVSDGQNVSNTALNTPENNAESDVGQAGNGSGDANNNTGGGNRMDENKLTQREAALNKFRQKRKERCFTKKVRYQNRKKLAEQRPRVRGQFVKKTGHDSSNNRSDE